In a single window of the Rhodamnia argentea isolate NSW1041297 chromosome 2, ASM2092103v1, whole genome shotgun sequence genome:
- the LOC115746319 gene encoding BRI1 kinase inhibitor 1-like, translating to MSNIFSSELLIPTRIMDSYQHQQGGGREPHRGREQKQPPPPPPPPLTTSISPPSATSSPSHEFSFTISLHSSTAPNTTSTPSKSKNPTSLAIDLSPADDIFFHGHLLPLHLLSHLPVSPRSSANSLDSFTIPIRDFPDDQGSIKSCGNYDRGDSDEDNGGSSCNKSEHKQSMNGEEESEAPRGRSKLRSFSLFGIPRRKKARASEVRDGEDNKEKQKRKKVISFDMTQMLKRYARMVKPLLLFKGRKGEEGGQFRRQSHSFSGNVNGRRKNQELRVPQFSAPASMRTSPTNSGLLVPTTTLPFSTSDQSTMEELQAAIQAAIAHCKNSIAAEEKLKA from the coding sequence ATGTCCAATATATTCTCGAGTGAATTATTGATTCCCACTCGAATTATGGACTCCTATCAGCACCAGCAGGGTGGAGGGAGAGAACCACACAGAGGAAGAGAACAAAAgcagccaccaccaccaccaccaccaccacttaCAACTTCCATATCGCCGCCATCAGCCACCTCCTCCCCGTCTCATGAATTCTCCTTCACAATCTCCCTGCACTCCTCCACCGCCCCCAACACCACCAGCACACCAAGCAAAAGCAAGAACCCAACTTCACTAGCGATCGACCTGTCTCCTGCTGATGACATCTTCTTCCATGGCCACTTGCTCCCTCTCCACCTCCTCTCCCATCTCCCCGTCTCTCCGCGCTCCTCTGCCAATTCCTTGGACAGCTTCACCATCCCCATCAGGGACTTCCCAGATGATCAAGGCTCCATCAAGAGTTGTGGCAATTATGACCGCGGCGACAGCGATGAGGACAACGGTGGTAGCAGCTGCAACAAAAGCGAGCACAAGCAGAGCATGAATGGTGAGGAAGAAAGTGAAGCTCCTCGGGGAAGAAGCAAGCTCCGATCCTTTTCCCTATTTGGGATACCCAGACGGAAAAAAGCAAGAGCCAGTGAAGTTAGAGATGGGGAAGATAACAAAGAGAagcagaagaggaagaaagtgATCAGCTTTGACATGACCCAGATGTTGAAAAGGTATGCCAGAATGGTGAAGCCACTTTTGCTGTTTAAAGGcaggaaaggagaagaaggcggCCAATTCAGAAGACAGTCACATTCATTTTCAGGGAATGTCAATGGGAGGAGAAAGAATCAAGAACTGAGAGTTCCCCAATTCTCAGCACCAGCATCAATGAGGACATCCCCAACCAACAGTGGCCTCCTAGTTCCAACCACAACCCTCCCATTTTCTACCTCAGACCAGAGCACCATGGAAGAGTTGCAGGCTGCAATTCAAGCTGCAATCGCCCATTGCAAGAACTCCATTGCAGCTGAAGAAAAGCTCAAGGCCTGA
- the LOC115746316 gene encoding uncharacterized protein LOC115746316 — MWGFGGRLYWGRKGSGRERIEGIVVVFAWMSSQERHLKNYVELYESLGWNSLVCHSQFLNMFFPEKATPLAVEVLNELVRELKIRTCPIVLASFSGGPKACMYRVLQILEGKCEVQLNHDDIRLVKDSISGFIYDSCPIDFTSDLGTRFVVHPTVIKMSHPPRFVSWVANGIASGLDALFLSRFESQRAEYWQTLYSSINLRAPYLVLCSENDDLCPYHTISNFAERLRDLGGDVKLVTWNGSPHVGHYRCYPVDYKAAVNELLGKAAAIYSQRGRWPQGGRMGIEGKHDEISGPIFTLGRATASSSQSSQGFALTLSNHMFLPSSVECYDGRNGGSVQDEGNEGMVHLPSLPSINAHGVLGQILFDVCVPKNVEDWDIRQSDSYYKHPLTNTRRHAPFNPIKCMRRSRL, encoded by the exons ATGTGGGGGTTTGGGGGTAGGCTTTATTGGGGGAGGAAGGGAAGTGGTAGAGAGAGAATCGAAGGCATAGTGGTGGTGTTTGCATGGATGTCGAGCCAAGAGAGGCACTTGAAGAACTACGTCGAGCTTTACGAGTCCTTGGGGTGGAATTCGCTCGTCTGCCACTCGCAATTCCTCAACAT GTTCTTTCCTGAAAAGGCAACTCCTCTGGCGGTTGAAGTCCTCAATGAACTTGTTAGG GAGCTAAAGATCAGGACATGCCCTATAGTCCTTGCATCTTTTTCTGGAGGGCCAAAAGCTTGCATGTACAGAGTTCTTCAG ATATTAGAGGGGAAATGTGAAGTGCAGCTGAATCAT GATGACATCCGTTTGGTTAAAGACTCTATTTCCGGCTTCATATATGATTCTTGTCCTATTGATTTTACGAGCGACCTGGGGACTCGGTTTGTGGTTCATCCAACTGTCATCAAAATGTCCCATCCACCGAGATTTGTATCATGGGTAGCTAATGGCATTGCCTCTGGTTTGGATGCTCTCTTCCTGAGCAGGTTTGAATCACAACGAGCTGAATATTGGCAGACTCTGTACTCCTCTATT AACTTGAGAGCTCCATACCTAGTATTGTGTTCAGAAAACGATGATCTTTGTCCTTACCATACTATAAGCAATTTCGCAGAAAGACTACGAGATCTTGGTGGTGATGTTAAACTTGTTACGTGGAATGGCTCTCCTCATGTAG GTCATTACCGTTGCTATCCAGTTGATTACAAGGCTGCCGTGAACGAGCTCCTTGGTAAGGCGGCCGCAATTTACTCCCAGAGAGGTCGATGGCCTCAGGGCGGAAGAATGGGTATTGAGGGCAAACATGATGAAATCTCTGGGCCAATCTTCACCCTTGGGAGAGCAACAGCTAGTTCGAGCCAGAGTTCTCAAGGGTTTGCTCTCACCCTGAGCAATCACATGTTCTTGCCGAGCTCAGTTGAGTGTTATGACGGAAGAAATGGTGGATCTGTACAAGATGAGGGCAACGAAGGCATGGTCCATCTGCCGAGCCTACCTAGCATCAATGCTCACGGAGTACTTGGCCAAATCCTATTCGACGTGTGTGTTCCCAAGAATGTCGAAGACTGGGACATAAGGCAGTCGGATTCCTATTACAAGCACCCTCTGACTAATACAAGGAGGCATGCTCCGTTCAATCCAATCAAATGCATGCGCCGGTCAAGATTGTAA